CTGTCCCCCTTCGTGGACTTCAAGGAGGAAGTGTCGGTCGCGGTCGAGGACGGCCGCCTGCGCCCCGACTTCGTCATCAACCTGCCCGGCGACCAGCAGATGGTGGTCGACGTCAAATGTTCGCTGGTGGCCTATCTGAACGCGGTCGACCAGGTCGACCCCGCGCAGCGCGACGCCCATATGCTCGACCATGCCCGCGCGATGCGCACCCATGCCGACGCGCTGGGGCGCAAGGCCTATTGGGAACAGTTCGACAAGGCGCCCGACTTCGTGATCATGTACGTACCCGGCGACAATTTCGTCACCGCCGCGCTGGAAGCGGACATGGAGCTGTGGGAACGCGCCGCCAAGAATCGGGTCATCATCTGCGGTCCGGCCACCTTCCTGCCGCTCGCCCGCACACTGGCGGGCCATTGGCGCCAGGCCAAGATGCAGGAACAGGCACAGCAGGTGGGCCAGCTCGGCAAGGAGCTGTATGAACGCCTGTCGGTCGCCGCGACGCACCTCAAGCGTCTCGGCTCCGGCCTCAACAGCGCGGTCTCCAATTACAACAGCTTCATCGGCAGCTTCGAGACGCGTGTCCTGTCCACCGGCCGCAAGTTCCGCGACCTCGACATCGAGACCGGCGGCAAGGAGATTGAGGCGATGGAACCGCTCGACGTCCTCGCCCGCGACGCCCAGGCCGACGAGGCAAGAGCGCTGCCTGCGGCGCAGTGAGGCAGGCGGCCTAGGCGCTCGCCTTAGTGCAGCGCTACATCGCGGCTGAGATAGACCTGTGCCACGCGGCCCTCCGTCATCGTGCAGGTGAAGCGGCGGGTGGTCCCGGTGCTGGCGCGATAGCTGGCGCGCGTCTCGACCTCGCCATCGATATTATAGCCGCCCTGTGTGGGACGGGGCTCGTCGATATGGCGGATTTCGGCATAGCCACCGGCCCGGCCCTGCGCTTCGTCCCGCGCGGCGAGGGCACAGGCATCCGTTAGCTGGTCATTGTTCTGGTCGCCAGCGTTGCCATCATTTGCCCGTGTTGGCGCGCTGACGGTGCCAATATCCGTGCCATAATCGGTACCGCTGGCCGGGGGCGGCGCGACATTGTCCGCATAGGGACGGCCGGATTCGCTGTCATATGGACCGGGGGCGGGGGGTGCCTGCTTGTCCTTCGACACCGAGGTGGCGACCACCGCCACAGCGCCCAGCAGCGCGGCAATACCGACTGCATCGCCAAAGCCGAACCCGTTGCCGCGATCATGCCGATGATGCCAGCCGCGATCGTCATAGCGTGGCCGTGCATATGCTGGCGTGACACTGCTCATCAGTAGCCCCGCACCGACCAGTGCACCTGTCAGCCACCGCGTCCTGTTCCCGATCATCTACCTGTCTCCTGCGCTGGATGGAGCTATAGATGCGTTCGACTGTCCATAGGCTGAATGGCCGCCATCATGGCTTGGCGCTGATCGTCAGACCCGTGAAATGGGCAACAAAGGCATAGCTGTCGGCATATTCCTCGATGAGCTTGTCGATCGGCTTGCCCGATCCATGACCTGCGCGACTGTCGACACGCAGCAGATGGGGCCGATCACCAATGGCGGCGGCCTGTAGCGCGGCAGCATATTTGAAACTATGTGCCGGTACGACACGGTCATCGGTGTCGGCCGTCGTTACCAAGATCGCCGGATAATCCCTGCCGCTCAAGATATTATGGTAAGGCGAATAGCTGTAGAGCAGTGGGAAGTCCGCGGCATTGTCCGGCGACCCATAATCGTCGACCCAATAGCGGCCGGCGGTGAAACGGTCGAAGCGCAGCATGTCCATGACGCCCACGGCCGGCAAGGCGGCGGCAAACAGGTCGGGGCGCTGGTTTACCACCGCACCAACCAGCAGGCCGCCGTTGGAGCGACCCTCGATCGCCAGCCCGTCTTGCGGGGTATAGCCCTGTGCCTTCAGATATTCGGCTGCGGCGATGAAATCGTCGAACACATTCTGCTTGTTGGCGCCACGCCCGGCGTCGTGCCAGGCCTTGCCGAACTCGCCGCCGCCGCGCAGATTGGCGATCGCATAGGCGCCGCCCTGTTCCAGCCAGGCCAGCCGCGTGGCGGAATAGCCGGGCGTCAACGCGATATTGAACCCGCCATAGCCATAGAGGATGGTCGGTGCCGCAACCGCATGGTCGGCCAACAGCTTCTTGCGGATGATCGTCATCGGGATCAGCGTACCGTCTTTCGACGGATAGCTGACCTGCTCCACACCGAAATCGGCGGGATTGAAGGGCAGGTCGGGCTGGGCGAACAGCTGGGTCTGCAGCGTTGCCGTGTCGAAGCGATAGATGCTGGGCGGCGTCACGAAGCCGGAAAAGCTGAAAAATGTTTCCGCGTCGCCATCCCGGCCGCCGAATCCTGCTGCCGTACCCATGCCGGGCAAGGGGACGTCACCGACCTTGCGCCCGTCCAGTTCGACCAGTTCGGCCACGGTTTCCGACTGTGTCATATAGGCAAGGATCAGCCGGTTGCCCACCAGTGAGCCGCCTGCCAGTGTATCCGGCCGTTCGGCCACCAATTCTGTTTCGCGCCGTCCCGGGCGCTGGGCATCAAGTGTGACCACGCGCATATGCGCAGCCTTGCGATCGGTGATGAAATAGAGGGTGGAGCCCCGGCTGCCGACCAGGCGCCAGTCGTTGGCAAGACCCTTGACGAGCATATGCATCTGCACGGGACCGCCATCGAGCGCGGCGATGTGCAGTTCGCGGCGCGGATCGATGCCGGCGAACGAACTGACGATCAGCCAGCGCCCGTCGCTGGTGACCTGCGCGGTGTGGCTGAGTGCCGGCCGATCAGGCGTGGCGTAGATGAGTTGGTCCTGATCCTGGCCCGTGCCGATGCGGTGGTAAAAGAGTTGCTGGCCGCTGCTGGCGGATTGATAGGCCTGCCCGGGGACCGGTGCGGCAAAGCGCGAATAGAAGAAGCCCTGGCCTCGTCCATCCCAGGCGGTTTGGGAAAATTTGACCCATTCGATCTTGTCTTCGAGTATTTTGCCGGTGTCGACGTCGAGCACGCGCAACGTACGCCAGTCGCTGCCTGCGTCCTGGATGGCATAGGCGAGGTAGCGGCCGTCGGGTGATGGCATCCACTCCGCCAACGCGCTGGCACCATCCCGCGTCCAGCGATTGGGATCGAGCAACAATCGTTGCTCGCCGGCCAGCCCCTCGCGAACATAGAGGGGGGTCTGGTTCTGCAGCCCTTCATTATAGCCGTAGAAATAGCGACCTCCGGCCTTGCGCGGGACGGTGAACCGGCCATGGGCGAACAGGGTTTCCATCCGCCGCTTCAGGATGTCCCGGCCGGTCAGGTCGTCGAGATAGCGACGGGTCAGCCTGTTTTCTTGGTCGACCCAGGCACGCACGGCCGGATCATTGCGGACATCGCCTTCCAGCCAACGATAGGGATCGGTGACCTTCACGCCGAAATGATCCTCGACCAGATCCTGGCGGCGGGTGAGGGGATAATGGAGATCGCTGGCCGAAGGGGTAGCGTCGATCACCGCCGGCGTGGCATCCCCGGCGGCGGCGGCGGCGGCCGGCGCGGCGGCGATCGCTACCAGCAGGGCTGGCAGCGGCCAGATCAGGCGACGGAGCGCGCGCATCCTCTCGAACCCATTATCCTGGAAAGAAAACAGGCCGCGGCTTCGGATGAAGCCGCGGCCTGTTCGACTATCGTCTATCCACCGTTACCGGTGGAACCGCGATCAGGCGGCTTCGAATTCGTCTTCGTCGACGGTGTTGACCGGACCGGAGTCCTGGCCCTTGGCGGCGACGTCACGATCGACCAGCTCGATGATCGCGATCGGCGCGGCGTCCGAAGCGCGGAAACCGGCCTTGATCACGCGGGTGTAGCCACCGTTGCGATCCTTGTAACGCTCGGCCAGGACTTCGAACAGCTTGGTCAGCTGCGCGTCATCCTTCAGGCGGGCGTCGGCCAGACGACGGTTGGACAGGCCACCCTTCTTGGCGAGGGTGATCAGCTTCTCGACGTAGGGACGCAGTTCCTTCGCCTTCGGCGTGGTGGTCAGGATCTGCTCATGCTTGATGAGCGAGGCAGCCAGGTTGCGAAGCAGGGCGGTACGATGACCGGTGCTGCGCTGAAGCTTACGATGACCAACTTTATGACGCATGTCTCATTCCTTCGTTCGTTAAGGGGCCGGATGAGGTACCCCAGACCAGGCAGCGATTAAGGGGCGCCGCCCATTGCCCCACAAAGGAAGCGGGTCGAAGCGCTGCTTCGACCCGATCCTCTTAGCCCAGCAGCTCCTGTTCGAGCTTCTTGGCCATTTCCTCGATATTTTCCGGCGGCCAGCCGGGGATGTCCATGCCCAGGCGCAGGCCCATGGACGACAGCACTTCCTTGATTTCGTTCAGCGACTTGCGGCCGAAATTGGGGGTGCGCAGCATCTCGGCTTCGGTCTTCTGGACCAGATCGCCGATATAGATGATGTTGTCGTTCTTGAGGCAGTTGGCCGAGCGGACCGACAGTTCCAGTTCGTCCACCTTCTTGAGCAGATAGCGGTTGATCTGGTTGGTGTCGCTTTCGCCTTCCGACGCAGCGGCAGCGGCATGGCCGGCAGCCGGGGCAGCGGCAGGCAGCGCGTCCTCGAAGTGGACGAACAGCTGGAGCTGGTCCTGCAGGATGCGGGCTGCGTAAGCAATCGCATCTTCCGGCGTCACGGTGCCGTCGGTTTCCAGCGTCAGCGACAGCTTGTCATAGTCCAGTTCCTGGCCGACGCGGGTGTTATCCACCTTGTAGGCGACCTGGCGGACCGGCGAGTAGAGCGCATCGATCGGGATCAGGCCGATCGGTGCGTCAGCCGGGCGGTTGGCGACGGCGGGGACATAGCCCTTGCCGATGTCAGCCGTCAGTTCCATGTTCAGCGTCGCGCCCTGATCGAGGTGACAGATCACCAGATCGGGGTTCATCACTTCGATGTCGCCGACGACGGCAATGTCGCCTGCCTTCACCACGGCCGGGCCGGTGGCGGACAGCTGCAGACGCTTGGGGCCTTCGCCTTCCATCTTCAGCGCGACCTGCTTGATGTTCAGGACGATGTCGGTGACGTCCTCACGCACGCCGGCGAGCGACGAGAATTCGTGCAGGACATTCTCGATCTTGATCGAGGTGACCGCCGCGCCCTGGAGCGAGGAGAGAAGAACCCGGCGCAGCGCGTTGCCGAGCGTCAGGCCAAAACCGCGCTCAAGCGGTTCGGCAACGAAGGTCGCCTTGCGCTTGCCGTCGCCGGTCGGCTTGATCTCGAGGGCGTTGGGCTTCTTCAATTCCTGCCAGTTCTTCATGTTGACAGTCATGTACTTCCCCTGGGGATGTGGCCGTAACGGGTAGATCCTGGACCCATCAGGACGTTCCGGCCGATGCAAACGGGTAAGCGGGCGACGCGTCCGCCGCCCGCCTTCAAGCCTCTAGCGAAGCTTAATTAGACGCGGCGGCGCTTCGACGGACGCACACCATTGTGCGGGATCGGCGTGACGTCGCGGATCGAGGTGATGTGGAAGCCGACGGCCTGCAGTGCGCGCAGGGCCGATTCACGGCCCGAACCGGGGCCCTTGACTTCGACTTCGAGGGTGCGGACGCCGTGCTCGGCGGCCTTGCGGCCGGCGTCTTCGGCGCACACCTGAGCGGCGTACGGGGTCGACTTGCGGCTGCCCTTGAAGCCCATCATGCCGGCCGAGGACCACGAGATCGCGTTGCCCTGGGCGTCGGTGATGGTCACCATGGTGTTGTTGAAGCTGGCGTTGACGTGCGCGACGCCGGCCGAGATGTTCTTGCGTTCGCGGCGCTTAATGCGCTGGGGTTCGCGTGCCATTTTGCTCTAATCCTACAAAAATCGTTCAAAAGCAGAAGTCACCGGAGGGTCGGTCCAGAGGACATGACCCTCGACGATTACTTCTTCTTGCCGGCGATCGGCTTCGCCTTGCCCTTGCGGGTGCGCGCATTGGTGTGCGTGCGCTGGCCGCGGACCGGCAGGCCCTTGCGATGACGCAGGCCGCGATAGCAGGCCAGATCCATCAGGCGCTTGATGTTCATCGCGGTTTCGCGACGCAGATCGCCTTCGACGGTCAGATCGGCGTCGATGGCTTCGCGGATCTGCAGGACTTCGGCGTCCGACAGGTCCTGAACGCGGCGGCTATGGTCGATGCCCAGCTTGTCGGCGAGGTCAACGGCAGTCTTGCGACCGATGCCGTGGATGTAGGTGAGCGCGATGATTACGCGCTTGTTGGTCGGGATGTTAACACCCGCAATACGTGCCATGGTAATTAAATCTCCTGCTCCACGGGGTAGTTGGCGCCACCCCATCTCAAAGCGTCCGGGCCACTTTCCTGGCATGGAAAAGTAGGCCATGATGTTGCCTCCCCAGACGCAAAAAAGACGGCCAGTGCAGGAAGCACTGCCGCTGTTACGCGTGTAGGGAACGGCGGCCTTTATCGATTCGCCCCAAAACTGTCAATATCCGGCGCTTTTTTGGCGCCGTCCGTGCGATGAACGGAGCTGTCGCCCGTCGGCGCTGGCGGGCGATGGCCGTGGCCGGCCATCTGCCTCTACTGTCGCCTTGCCCCTTTTCGGGTTGAGCGCTCCGTCCGGCTCGGGCATGGAAGCGCGATGCGCCCGACCCGTTTTCTTGTGTCCGCCCCGGCCCTTGCAGCGCCGCTGACCCTGTTGGTGGCAGGGTGCGTTGCGCCGCCCTCGGCGCCGGCGCCGGCGCCGGCGCCGCGCCCGGCACCGGCGCCGCGGCTGGCGCCCGTGCCGCCGACCGCGCCCGCTGCGCCCGCAGCGGTGGAGTGGCAATATCGACCCGCGACGCCGGGGGCCTGGACCTATCGCGCCGATCCCGCCGGACCGGTGGCGCTGTTTGGGCTGTCGGCCAATGATCCCCGTTTGACGCTGCGCTGCGATCGGGCGACGCGGCGGATCAGTCTCAGCCGGGCTGGCGGCGGGCAGGGCGCGATCACCGTGCGGACGAGCTATGGCGCGACCAATTGGCCGGCGGTGATGGCGGGTACGCAGATGCCGCAGTTGACCGCCGTGCGCGGCGCGAGCGACGCGGTGCTGGACCAGCTAGCCTATAGCCGCGGCCGTTTTGCGGTCGAGGTGCAGGGGCAGGAGACGCTGATCGTCCCGGCCTGGGCCGAAATTTCCCGTGTGATCGAGGATTGTCGGGGCTGAAACGGGCGGTCCCGCCGTTTCGGCGCGGACGGTCAAGTATGATTCCAAAAAAGAATATTACAAGTCTTGATCCTGCGATCCGTCTGATTCACAGTCCGTCTCGTGGCTGATCGCGGCGCAGACCAAAGCCGGCCACGCGGGCTTAATTAGCGAAAGGAGGTGATCCGATGTCTCATGGTTCAGCAATGGGGTCGGTCAAGTCCATTCGGGAAACGCGCCGCTGACGACGCCGGAGCGTCGGTACAAACCCTAAATGGTGTAGAGACCTTGCGTGCCGACATACAGGCCGTCTCCGCCAGGGGCTTTAGCGCGAACTTGTCTTCCTTCTGGGCGGTTTCCGGCCGCTGACCATGCACATGATGGGCCGTCGGGCATTGCCTGACGGCCCCTCTCATTTGTGGTGGGAGGGCCGTTGCCGGAGGCGGCGGCCAGCCCGCTATGCGTTCAGCGCCGTCGGGTGGCGAACCAGATGACGTGGCGCGGCCCTTTGCCATTGTCGCGTGCCTTCACGACGACCTCATCGACCGCAAAGCCCGCATTCTGAAGCCGCCGGGTGAAGGCGGCGTCCGCTCCGGCCGACCAGATGGCCAGTACGCCGCCAGGCTTGAGCGCACGCATCGCGCTGGCCAGCCCGGCGCTGGTATAGAGGCGGTCGTTGGCGTCGGCGGTCAAGCCATCCGGGCCATTGTCGACGTCGAGCAGGATTGCGTCAAAACTGCCGTTGCCCGCAGCGATCACATGGGCGACATCGTCCATCACCAGCCGCACGCGCGGATCGTCCAGGCAGCCGGCGGCAAGGTCGACCATCGGGCCGCGCGCCCAGTCGATGATTTCGGGGACCAGTTCAGCCAGCGTGATCTGCGCCCTGGCGTCGAGCTGGGCTAGCGCGGCGCGCAGCGTGAAGCCCATGCCATAACCACCGATCAGCAGGTGCGGATCGCGCCGCCCCAGCCGCTCGATCGTCATCAGCGCCAAGGCCTTTTCCGATCCGCTCATCCGGCTGCTCATCAGTTCGTTGCGGTCGAGCACGATCATGAAGTCGGCGCCCCGGCGATAGAGGCGCAGTTCCTGCCCGCCCGGAACGGCGGCGGTGCCCAGCAATTCGCGCGGTGTCATGTCGGCGGTCCTCAATAGCGACGGGGGAAACGGCCGCATGACAGGTCGCGGCCGCGCGCGCAATGTTGCGCTGCGGGCTATCCTGCTTTCGCCACCTATGGGCTGGTCAGCGGCGGCGCGCGGGTCTATCGGCACGGCCATCATGCGTTATTTTCTCGATACCGAATTCAACGGCTTTGGCGGCACGCTGATCAGCGTGGCGCTGGTGCCTGAACATGGCGACGATGATTTCTATGCGTCGCTGCCGCTGCCCGAGGTGATCGAGCCGTGGGTCGAGCGGCATGTCATTCCCTATCTGCGCCATGTGCCGCCGGGCATCGACCATGAACTCAGCCGGATCGAGGCGGCGGATCATATCGCGGCCTATCTGGATGGTGATTCCGACCCGGTGATCATCGCCGACTGGCCCGAGGATCTGGCCCATTTCTGTGCGCTGTTGGCGACCGGGCCGGGGCAGATGGCGGCGATCGACTATGGCCTGCGGCTGGAACTGATCAATGCGGCAGGCTTCAGCGCGGCGGCGAACAGCCGGGTGCCGCACAACGCCCTGCATGATGCGCGGGCGCTGCGCGACTTCTATATCAATCATTGAGGGGGAGGGCGACGCCCCCTCATCCGGTCACCGCTCCCTGCCCTTTGCCCTGCCCCAGGCATGGGCCGCCGTATAGCCGAGATAGGCGGTGCCGAAGAGGGCGTAGAGCGGTTCGGGCAGGGCGTTGAGATAGGCGCGCATCCCCGCGATGATCGCGCCCGCCACTTCGGGCTGCCAGCCCGATATCAGCCCCATCGGAATCGACCAGAGCAGCAGCGCATAGATGACGTAGAGAAAGGCCGGCCGCGACCGCTGCGTCCACAGGTCGGTCGATTCGGGGGGAGGGGGAATGTCGTCGGTTCCGATCACGCCGCGTTTCCTTGTTCAGCCGATGCGGTTGGCGAGCCAGCCATAGAGGAAGGCCTCGTTGGCCGGGCGGCTTTCGGCCAGGGCCAGATAGCGTTCGCCCTGTAGCGCCTCGATCGCCTTCATCAGCACCGCGTCGCCGGCGGGGCCGCGCAGGGCGCGGAAGGCGCGCAGCGCGGCGAGGGTGCGGGCACCGATCATGCGATCGAGCGCCAGGTCGGGATAGTCGCGTCGGTTGCGGTTGAGCGCGTTGAGCGCGCGCTGGAGAAAGCCGTTGGCGACGCCCGGCCCCATATTGACCGCAGTGTCGAACAGTTCGGCGGCGAGGCTCGGGCTCTCCCGTGCGACCAGGGCATAGCCGGGCTGTTCCCAATAGAGCCGGCGATAGATGCTGCGCGCGGTGGCAGGGGGCAGGTCGCGGATGTTGCCGGCAAAGCCGTTCGCCCGCGCCACGCCCTGCGAGATCCCCATATTGGTCGGCCCGCCGCGATCGGCCGGATGGTCGACATAGCCGCCCTCCCGCGCGATCACTTCGTCCA
The sequence above is drawn from the Sphingobium sp. AP49 genome and encodes:
- the rpsK gene encoding 30S ribosomal protein S11 — protein: MAREPQRIKRRERKNISAGVAHVNASFNNTMVTITDAQGNAISWSSAGMMGFKGSRKSTPYAAQVCAEDAGRKAAEHGVRTLEVEVKGPGSGRESALRALQAVGFHITSIRDVTPIPHNGVRPSKRRRV
- a CDS encoding DNA-directed RNA polymerase subunit alpha; amino-acid sequence: MTVNMKNWQELKKPNALEIKPTGDGKRKATFVAEPLERGFGLTLGNALRRVLLSSLQGAAVTSIKIENVLHEFSSLAGVREDVTDIVLNIKQVALKMEGEGPKRLQLSATGPAVVKAGDIAVVGDIEVMNPDLVICHLDQGATLNMELTADIGKGYVPAVANRPADAPIGLIPIDALYSPVRQVAYKVDNTRVGQELDYDKLSLTLETDGTVTPEDAIAYAARILQDQLQLFVHFEDALPAAAPAAGHAAAAASEGESDTNQINRYLLKKVDELELSVRSANCLKNDNIIYIGDLVQKTEAEMLRTPNFGRKSLNEIKEVLSSMGLRLGMDIPGWPPENIEEMAKKLEQELLG
- a CDS encoding spermidine synthase, whose amino-acid sequence is MTPRELLGTAAVPGGQELRLYRRGADFMIVLDRNELMSSRMSGSEKALALMTIERLGRRDPHLLIGGYGMGFTLRAALAQLDARAQITLAELVPEIIDWARGPMVDLAAGCLDDPRVRLVMDDVAHVIAAGNGSFDAILLDVDNGPDGLTADANDRLYTSAGLASAMRALKPGGVLAIWSAGADAAFTRRLQNAGFAVDEVVVKARDNGKGPRHVIWFATRRR
- a CDS encoding prolyl oligopeptidase family serine peptidase, with protein sequence MRALRRLIWPLPALLVAIAAAPAAAAAAGDATPAVIDATPSASDLHYPLTRRQDLVEDHFGVKVTDPYRWLEGDVRNDPAVRAWVDQENRLTRRYLDDLTGRDILKRRMETLFAHGRFTVPRKAGGRYFYGYNEGLQNQTPLYVREGLAGEQRLLLDPNRWTRDGASALAEWMPSPDGRYLAYAIQDAGSDWRTLRVLDVDTGKILEDKIEWVKFSQTAWDGRGQGFFYSRFAAPVPGQAYQSASSGQQLFYHRIGTGQDQDQLIYATPDRPALSHTAQVTSDGRWLIVSSFAGIDPRRELHIAALDGGPVQMHMLVKGLANDWRLVGSRGSTLYFITDRKAAHMRVVTLDAQRPGRRETELVAERPDTLAGGSLVGNRLILAYMTQSETVAELVELDGRKVGDVPLPGMGTAAGFGGRDGDAETFFSFSGFVTPPSIYRFDTATLQTQLFAQPDLPFNPADFGVEQVSYPSKDGTLIPMTIIRKKLLADHAVAAPTILYGYGGFNIALTPGYSATRLAWLEQGGAYAIANLRGGGEFGKAWHDAGRGANKQNVFDDFIAAAEYLKAQGYTPQDGLAIEGRSNGGLLVGAVVNQRPDLFAAALPAVGVMDMLRFDRFTAGRYWVDDYGSPDNAADFPLLYSYSPYHNILSGRDYPAILVTTADTDDRVVPAHSFKYAAALQAAAIGDRPHLLRVDSRAGHGSGKPIDKLIEEYADSYAFVAHFTGLTISAKP
- a CDS encoding N-acetylmuramidase codes for the protein MDIETLLDEVIAREGGYVDHPADRGGPTNMGISQGVARANGFAGNIRDLPPATARSIYRRLYWEQPGYALVARESPSLAAELFDTAVNMGPGVANGFLQRALNALNRNRRDYPDLALDRMIGARTLAALRAFRALRGPAGDAVLMKAIEALQGERYLALAESRPANEAFLYGWLANRIG
- the rpsM gene encoding 30S ribosomal protein S13, which codes for MARIAGVNIPTNKRVIIALTYIHGIGRKTAVDLADKLGIDHSRRVQDLSDAEVLQIREAIDADLTVEGDLRRETAMNIKRLMDLACYRGLRHRKGLPVRGQRTHTNARTRKGKAKPIAGKKK
- the rplQ gene encoding 50S ribosomal protein L17 — protein: MRHKVGHRKLQRSTGHRTALLRNLAASLIKHEQILTTTPKAKELRPYVEKLITLAKKGGLSNRRLADARLKDDAQLTKLFEVLAERYKDRNGGYTRVIKAGFRASDAAPIAIIELVDRDVAAKGQDSGPVNTVDEDEFEAA
- a CDS encoding 3TM-type holin yields the protein MIGTDDIPPPPESTDLWTQRSRPAFLYVIYALLLWSIPMGLISGWQPEVAGAIIAGMRAYLNALPEPLYALFGTAYLGYTAAHAWGRAKGRER